The following coding sequences are from one Methyloceanibacter stevinii window:
- a CDS encoding helix-turn-helix transcriptional regulator, with the protein MDIAVVHFSNETLEAPTKSMHCRSVLLPVLARIVEYSRLSPLQEEMYRVSLAALDHMAIGICVVDPSGRVIIENEEARRIFALDDGLTRTNERLVIGPSSSAPDAFWAIFDDHGPSARGQTSLRCFRVARPSRGAPFLIEALPLATPRATSGDELTRAMIWIVDPESVPPVSRRATALLYGLTASEAEVCNLLIDGLTLSGIARARYVSVETVKSQVRAVYQKVGVGSRAALVRQVLATIPPVCLACQIDGPDDE; encoded by the coding sequence TTGGACATCGCCGTTGTCCATTTTTCAAATGAAACTCTTGAGGCCCCAACGAAGAGCATGCATTGCCGTTCGGTGCTCTTGCCCGTGCTCGCCCGTATCGTTGAGTATAGCCGCTTGTCTCCCCTGCAAGAGGAAATGTACAGAGTTTCCCTTGCTGCCTTGGATCACATGGCTATTGGGATCTGCGTCGTTGATCCGAGCGGACGCGTCATCATCGAGAATGAAGAAGCACGTCGGATTTTCGCCCTCGATGACGGCTTAACGCGAACAAACGAACGATTGGTTATTGGGCCTTCCAGCTCCGCCCCCGACGCTTTCTGGGCGATTTTTGACGATCACGGCCCATCAGCAAGGGGCCAGACCTCCTTGAGATGTTTTCGCGTTGCACGTCCTTCACGAGGGGCGCCATTCTTGATCGAGGCGTTGCCATTAGCGACGCCAAGGGCCACCTCAGGCGACGAGCTTACTCGTGCCATGATCTGGATCGTGGATCCTGAAAGTGTCCCTCCCGTATCCCGTCGTGCAACAGCTCTGTTGTATGGATTGACCGCTTCGGAGGCCGAGGTCTGCAATCTGCTGATTGATGGCCTCACGCTCTCTGGGATTGCTAGGGCTCGGTACGTCTCTGTTGAGACAGTCAAGTCACAGGTTCGAGCTGTCTATCAAAAGGTTGGCGTTGGTTCCCGTGCCGCTCTTGTGAGGCAGGTTCTTGCGACAATTCCACCTGTTTGCTTGGCGTGTCAGATCGACGGCCCCGACGATGAATGA
- a CDS encoding helix-turn-helix transcriptional regulator yields the protein MAMELKEGRVSIHGTAARLGVSPRTLQRRLQSNGLNYRNLVELVRRKYAFLLLRRTSLTITEIAMELGYSEHANFARAFRRWTGHSPKLYRQQIQAVARGASRPITNGVASASQATA from the coding sequence ATGGCTATGGAACTGAAGGAAGGGCGCGTCAGCATCCACGGCACAGCCGCTCGCCTTGGCGTTAGTCCCCGGACCTTACAGCGCCGTCTACAGAGCAATGGCCTGAACTATCGCAATCTTGTGGAATTGGTTCGCAGAAAGTACGCTTTTCTGCTGCTCCGCAGAACTAGCCTGACAATTACTGAGATCGCGATGGAGCTCGGCTACTCGGAACACGCAAACTTCGCACGCGCATTCCGACGTTGGACCGGGCATTCACCCAAGCTGTATCGGCAGCAGATCCAAGCTGTTGCACGAGGTGCGTCTCGCCCGATCACCAATGGCGTTGCTAGCGCTTCTCAAGCTACGGCTTGA
- a CDS encoding arylsulfatase produces the protein MKRNRALVGLGLAALLLSTSVAAQESLPFPPRPSGSTAGPTIAESTYSPLPPESHLPEDAPNIIIIMLDDVGPALPETFGGVIHTPTLDALVDKGIAYSRFHNAAMCSPTRASLLTGRNHHRVGYGQISELANDWDGYSGMIPRTSATVARVLGDYGYATAAFGKWHNTPANETTAVGPYTNWPVGEGIGFDYFYGFLAGETSQWEPAVVENTVRLDPSHGKADYHFTEDMTDKAVTWMRQVHALQPDKPFLLYWAPGASHGPHHIFKEWADKYAGKFDAGWDQMRDEIFARQKKLGWIPENTDLTPRPDTLAAWSDVPEDQRAFQLRLMEVFAGYTEHADTQAGRLLETLEDLGIRENTLIFYVWGDNGSSAEGQNGTISELLAQNGIETEIKDHIETMNELGGLDVLGSPKVDNMYHAGWAWAGSTPYRSTKLIAAHFGGTRTPMVVSWPNHITADKTPRAQFHHVNDIVPTIYDVLDITPPTTVDGISQDPMDGISMTYTFDSPTAEGRKPGQYFEVMGSRAYYKEDWIASVFGPRVPWVPGVDPAIFNWSPDEDVWELHNLREDHSQAHNIAADNPEKVHELKEAFGVDAKDNNVWPVGGGLWSVVFHPEDAPSNPATEFDYTQDVVAVPEFTAPKVGTRNNVVTIEVDLQEDSSGVLYALGGFSAGLALWVDQGKLTYEYNLFEIERTRITTTEPFPTGKVTIEIETKKAGDGRAAPLNVSIRINGTKVAEGTVPRSATLGFTANDAFDVGRDSYSPVSEAYFDRKPFAFNGVIDRLNVKYLQ, from the coding sequence ATGAAGAGAAACCGAGCCTTGGTAGGTCTCGGTTTGGCTGCATTGCTTCTGTCTACATCGGTGGCCGCACAAGAGTCTTTGCCATTTCCTCCGAGACCTTCGGGCAGCACGGCGGGTCCAACGATTGCGGAATCGACCTATAGTCCCCTGCCTCCGGAATCGCATCTGCCGGAGGACGCCCCCAACATCATCATCATCATGCTCGATGACGTCGGCCCGGCGCTGCCCGAAACGTTCGGTGGAGTGATCCATACGCCGACGTTGGACGCGCTTGTCGACAAGGGGATCGCCTACTCTCGCTTCCACAACGCCGCAATGTGCTCGCCGACTCGGGCGTCGCTTCTGACAGGACGCAACCATCACCGTGTCGGATACGGGCAGATCTCCGAGCTCGCGAATGATTGGGACGGCTATTCGGGGATGATCCCCCGGACCTCCGCCACGGTTGCCCGAGTGTTGGGAGACTATGGTTATGCGACAGCGGCTTTCGGCAAATGGCATAACACGCCAGCCAACGAAACGACGGCCGTCGGTCCTTATACCAACTGGCCAGTCGGCGAGGGCATTGGCTTTGATTACTTCTACGGGTTCCTGGCGGGCGAAACCTCTCAATGGGAACCGGCGGTGGTCGAAAACACCGTCCGTCTCGATCCCTCCCACGGGAAGGCCGACTATCACTTCACGGAAGACATGACGGACAAGGCCGTGACCTGGATGCGGCAGGTGCATGCGCTGCAGCCGGACAAGCCCTTCCTGCTGTATTGGGCACCGGGAGCGTCCCACGGCCCGCACCACATCTTCAAAGAGTGGGCGGACAAGTATGCCGGCAAATTCGACGCTGGATGGGACCAGATGCGAGATGAGATCTTCGCCAGGCAGAAGAAGCTCGGTTGGATTCCCGAGAACACCGACCTGACTCCGCGCCCCGATACGCTGGCCGCGTGGTCGGACGTGCCGGAGGACCAGCGCGCGTTCCAGCTACGTCTGATGGAGGTCTTCGCCGGCTACACCGAGCACGCAGACACACAGGCAGGCCGCCTTCTGGAAACGCTTGAGGACCTTGGCATACGCGAAAACACACTGATCTTCTACGTCTGGGGCGACAATGGTTCCAGCGCGGAAGGGCAAAACGGCACGATCAGCGAGCTCTTGGCACAGAATGGCATCGAGACCGAAATCAAGGACCACATTGAGACCATGAACGAGCTTGGCGGGCTGGACGTACTTGGCTCTCCGAAAGTCGACAACATGTACCACGCCGGTTGGGCTTGGGCAGGATCCACGCCTTACCGTTCAACCAAGCTAATCGCTGCGCACTTCGGGGGCACGCGCACACCGATGGTCGTATCGTGGCCAAACCACATCACGGCGGACAAGACGCCGCGCGCCCAGTTCCATCACGTCAACGATATCGTACCCACGATCTACGATGTCCTAGATATCACGCCTCCTACGACGGTTGATGGCATCAGCCAGGATCCCATGGACGGAATCAGTATGACGTATACGTTCGATTCGCCAACCGCCGAGGGTCGGAAACCGGGCCAGTATTTCGAGGTGATGGGTAGCCGCGCGTATTACAAAGAGGATTGGATCGCGTCGGTTTTCGGTCCCCGCGTTCCGTGGGTCCCGGGTGTCGATCCCGCGATATTCAACTGGTCTCCGGACGAGGACGTGTGGGAGCTCCACAACCTACGTGAGGACCATTCACAGGCCCACAACATCGCGGCAGACAACCCCGAAAAGGTCCATGAACTAAAGGAGGCGTTTGGAGTCGACGCGAAGGACAACAACGTCTGGCCGGTTGGCGGAGGGTTGTGGTCTGTCGTGTTCCACCCAGAGGACGCGCCCTCGAATCCAGCGACCGAGTTCGACTACACGCAGGACGTGGTCGCTGTCCCCGAGTTCACGGCTCCGAAGGTTGGCACACGCAATAACGTCGTCACCATAGAGGTGGACCTGCAAGAGGATTCCTCAGGCGTCCTCTACGCTCTAGGCGGCTTTTCCGCCGGGCTTGCGCTATGGGTCGATCAAGGCAAGCTGACCTACGAGTACAACCTGTTCGAAATTGAGCGCACGCGGATCACCACCACCGAGCCGTTTCCGACTGGCAAGGTCACGATCGAGATCGAAACCAAAAAGGCCGGCGACGGACGCGCTGCTCCGCTCAACGTCAGCATTCGCATTAACGGCACAAAGGTGGCCGAAGGCACCGTTCCTCGTTCCGCGACGCTCGGGTTTACTGCGAATGATGCATTTGATGTCGGACGGGACAGCTACTCGCCGGTCTCGGAGGCGTATTTCGACAGGAAGCCGTTTGCCTTCAATGGCGTGATTGACCGTTTGAACGTGAAGTACCTGCAGTAG
- a CDS encoding helix-turn-helix domain-containing protein produces the protein MVLENRFVPKPAPGVDLSRHYPVVSATAVAGIPEFVRESFGVRVLNRANRDALLDLNVVTDHNSFIPHAVMCRFAESIERQTGHSDYGLLLAPHLSIENYGCWGEYVLGATTLQAAAKRVVRSLRFHSIGDRFEFCVEGEMARIAYRSAAKGKPGYSHVACGILGVLLSFCRAYLTRQWAPVRIELDIPRPARSWHYEETLGCPVVFDAASPAVWLETYHLSARKTDSSSGRRLTVCDLAQSRGMLSSADLLGVVMEQVRLQLFSGSVSIERVALTLDTSVRSLQRDLNRDGTSFRDLTGAVRLRRARNLLAETTLSVTEIAADLGYSSPAHFARAFRKITGLSPTEFRAAVKF, from the coding sequence ATGGTGCTCGAGAACCGTTTTGTGCCGAAGCCCGCTCCGGGAGTCGATTTGTCCCGGCACTATCCGGTCGTCTCAGCAACGGCCGTGGCAGGAATTCCCGAATTCGTGCGCGAGAGCTTCGGAGTCAGGGTGCTGAACAGGGCGAATCGCGACGCGCTCCTCGACCTGAATGTAGTAACTGATCACAACAGCTTCATCCCCCATGCGGTTATGTGCCGGTTTGCTGAGTCGATCGAGCGGCAGACCGGTCATTCAGACTATGGCCTTCTGTTGGCACCGCATCTCTCAATCGAGAACTACGGATGTTGGGGCGAGTATGTCCTAGGCGCCACCACACTGCAGGCTGCGGCGAAGCGTGTGGTCCGGAGTCTCCGCTTTCACAGCATTGGCGATCGTTTCGAGTTTTGCGTCGAGGGAGAGATGGCCAGGATCGCCTATCGAAGCGCCGCAAAAGGGAAGCCGGGATATTCGCATGTGGCCTGTGGGATACTTGGCGTCCTCTTGAGCTTCTGCCGCGCCTACCTTACGAGGCAATGGGCGCCAGTACGCATCGAACTGGACATTCCGCGGCCCGCCCGATCATGGCACTACGAGGAGACTCTGGGATGTCCGGTCGTATTCGACGCCGCCTCGCCTGCGGTCTGGCTAGAGACCTACCATCTGTCCGCGCGCAAGACGGACAGTAGCAGCGGGAGGCGTCTTACGGTTTGCGACCTCGCGCAATCGCGCGGAATGCTGAGTTCTGCTGATTTGCTCGGCGTCGTTATGGAACAGGTTCGTCTTCAGTTGTTCTCAGGGAGCGTGTCGATCGAAAGGGTGGCTCTCACATTGGACACGAGCGTCAGGAGCCTGCAACGCGATTTGAACCGGGATGGGACGAGCTTCCGCGACCTTACGGGAGCAGTCCGGCTCCGACGTGCTCGCAATCTGCTTGCCGAGACAACGCTGTCGGTCACTGAAATTGCGGCCGATCTAGGCTATTCCTCGCCAGCGCATTTCGCGCGTGCCTTTCGCAAAATCACGGGCCTATCGCCTACCGAGTTCCGAGCGGCGGTAAAATTCTGA
- a CDS encoding autotransporter outer membrane beta-barrel domain-containing protein has translation MVSTGLIDITSLGRGIRSVFTNSLITLHDFTANTVDDGIAADRRATVVIDGSQVSIVTTGADAKGLLADRGAKIFIDPAGGTGSLSFDSFVRLNTAGASISTQGDDAHGIQSRANAGNADIEFLQGSIETTGDSAEGAYALINGGTGAATITMSGGSVTTGGEDSEGLVALVQPFGGGDATATLSGGQVTTTGDGSTGVLAQANLGGDARAEQSDGTIQTAGDAASHGLLAFSGLGNATTNQSGGSTSTTGADSHALYAAASAANASITQAASGTAEASGQNSAGVRAEALGTAAISVAGLVSGGWDTAAGIEARGFAGSTVNIASSSSVGALSDRAILGSFNSPTDITSAGILTGFVDLAGGDDSFANSGRWNVRNWADTTGDGMRDTIGVATSDFGGGTDLFTNTGTVALATVPGSGGVEEAVFDNLERFENAGLLTMADGQTGGGGPMAGDRITISGEYAGQDGQVNFDTFLGGDSSATDRLIVGSTAAGTSFVRVFNTNGPGIRTKQGIKIVDVDGASNGDFVLIDGDYHLRDGKEAVVAGAFAYGLYQVGGDWYLRNVEIPQSVMPEVPDGAQGGFSPVTSVYENYPQVLLAMNGLPTLQQRVGNRYWSGLGAGGVSQPQPGSQMPFAVGDEPGPAGSPSFAQGQGVWARIVGSDSKLKPRYSTAGVIESDIDILGMQGGIDVPVYTQENGSRLIAGVTGHYANGNAKSKSVQPREDSIDTEGYGVGTTLTWYDQTGFYLDGQFQYSWYESDLVSGALGRLASDKHDAGYALSLEGGQRVALAKPGVSLTPQAQLVYSTLSIGDYRDDFTARFGLEDGDSLIGRLGVALDQEKTWESDDGSLRRTHVYGLMNLEYEFLGGTTVLVSDVQGLSVAALSQEQDRLWGGLGLGGSYNWDGERFSIYAEGGVKTGLDHFGDSYALTGDAGIRVRW, from the coding sequence GTGGTCAGCACCGGTCTCATCGACATTACATCCCTCGGACGCGGCATACGGAGCGTCTTTACCAACTCACTTATCACCTTACATGATTTCACGGCGAACACAGTCGACGATGGAATAGCCGCAGATCGGCGTGCCACCGTTGTCATCGACGGCAGCCAAGTTAGCATCGTCACTACAGGCGCCGATGCAAAGGGCCTTCTTGCCGACAGAGGCGCAAAGATCTTCATCGACCCCGCTGGCGGGACAGGTTCGCTGTCATTTGACTCATTCGTTCGGTTGAACACGGCCGGTGCGAGCATTTCGACCCAAGGCGACGACGCTCATGGCATCCAGTCGCGCGCCAATGCGGGCAACGCCGATATCGAGTTTCTTCAAGGTTCGATCGAGACGACTGGAGATAGTGCAGAAGGGGCGTATGCGCTCATCAACGGGGGAACGGGTGCTGCGACCATCACCATGAGTGGGGGCAGTGTCACGACCGGCGGTGAGGATTCCGAGGGCCTCGTCGCGCTGGTTCAGCCGTTTGGTGGGGGTGATGCAACAGCGACTCTATCTGGCGGTCAGGTTACGACGACCGGGGATGGGTCAACTGGTGTTCTTGCTCAAGCAAATCTCGGTGGAGATGCACGGGCTGAGCAATCGGACGGCACGATCCAGACCGCGGGTGACGCGGCCTCCCATGGGTTGCTCGCCTTTTCGGGACTGGGTAACGCGACAACAAACCAGTCCGGAGGCAGTACCAGCACGACGGGTGCGGATTCCCATGCCCTATACGCGGCTGCATCGGCAGCGAACGCCAGCATTACGCAAGCGGCGTCGGGCACCGCTGAGGCGAGCGGCCAAAATTCCGCGGGCGTTCGTGCCGAGGCTCTCGGCACTGCCGCGATCAGTGTTGCCGGGCTCGTTTCTGGCGGCTGGGACACGGCGGCTGGTATTGAAGCGCGCGGCTTTGCCGGATCAACCGTCAATATTGCCAGCAGCAGCAGCGTTGGCGCTCTTTCCGACCGGGCCATATTGGGAAGCTTCAACAGTCCGACGGACATTACGTCCGCTGGCATCTTGACGGGTTTTGTCGATCTTGCCGGTGGTGACGATAGCTTCGCCAACTCGGGGCGCTGGAACGTCCGCAACTGGGCCGACACGACGGGCGACGGCATGCGCGACACGATAGGCGTGGCCACGTCGGATTTCGGCGGGGGCACGGATCTCTTCACCAATACCGGTACGGTCGCACTTGCCACGGTGCCGGGCAGCGGCGGAGTCGAAGAGGCGGTGTTCGACAATCTCGAGCGCTTCGAGAATGCGGGCCTGCTAACTATGGCCGATGGGCAGACGGGCGGCGGCGGGCCTATGGCGGGCGACCGCATCACAATCTCGGGCGAATATGCCGGTCAAGACGGTCAGGTCAATTTCGACACGTTTCTCGGTGGCGACAGTTCGGCCACAGACCGGTTGATCGTGGGCTCCACCGCCGCGGGCACGTCTTTTGTGCGGGTCTTCAACACAAACGGCCCTGGTATACGGACGAAGCAAGGCATCAAGATCGTGGATGTCGATGGAGCTTCGAATGGAGACTTCGTTCTGATCGATGGCGACTACCATCTGCGGGACGGTAAGGAGGCCGTCGTGGCGGGCGCCTTTGCCTATGGGTTGTACCAAGTTGGCGGCGACTGGTACCTGCGGAACGTGGAGATACCGCAAAGCGTCATGCCGGAAGTTCCGGATGGCGCGCAAGGGGGCTTCTCGCCGGTGACGAGTGTGTACGAGAACTACCCGCAAGTGCTTCTGGCGATGAACGGCTTGCCGACGCTGCAACAGCGCGTGGGCAACCGTTACTGGTCAGGGCTGGGCGCCGGTGGCGTGTCGCAGCCGCAGCCGGGGTCGCAAATGCCGTTCGCGGTGGGGGATGAGCCCGGGCCTGCCGGGTCGCCCTCCTTTGCGCAAGGGCAGGGCGTCTGGGCCCGAATTGTCGGCAGCGATTCAAAGCTGAAGCCGCGCTACAGCACGGCTGGTGTGATCGAAAGCGATATTGATATTCTGGGCATGCAGGGCGGCATCGATGTACCCGTCTACACGCAGGAAAACGGGTCGAGGCTCATCGCGGGAGTGACGGGCCACTATGCCAATGGCAATGCGAAGTCGAAGAGCGTGCAGCCGCGCGAAGACAGTATCGATACGGAGGGCTATGGCGTCGGCACCACGCTGACCTGGTACGATCAGACTGGTTTCTATCTCGACGGCCAGTTTCAATACAGTTGGTACGAGAGCGACCTTGTCTCGGGTGCGCTGGGGCGGCTTGCGTCCGACAAGCACGACGCGGGCTATGCGTTGTCGCTTGAAGGCGGACAACGGGTCGCGCTGGCAAAGCCCGGTGTCTCGCTCACACCCCAGGCGCAGCTTGTATATTCGACCCTCTCCATCGGTGATTACCGCGACGACTTTACGGCGCGGTTTGGCTTGGAGGATGGGGATAGTCTGATCGGCCGGCTTGGCGTTGCCTTGGATCAGGAGAAGACCTGGGAATCGGACGATGGGAGCCTGCGGCGGACCCATGTCTATGGGCTGATGAATCTTGAATACGAGTTCCTGGGCGGCACCACAGTGCTCGTATCGGATGTCCAAGGCCTAAGCGTTGCGGCGCTGTCCCAAGAGCAGGACCGGCTGTGGGGCGGCCTGGGCCTCGGCGGATCCTATAACTGGGACGGCGAGCGGTTCAGCATTTACGCCGAGGGTGGAGTCAAGACGGGCCTGGATCACTTCGGAGATAGCTACGCCCTAACAGGCGACGCCGGCATCCGCGTGCGCTGGTAA